From one Streptomyces chromofuscus genomic stretch:
- a CDS encoding EF-hand domain-containing protein: MSDKARKLFEALDLDKDGTLTREEVITALRTKGPDLAASGDLPFWALGDADASSALFDAADQNGDAVLTLEEFSALVDRRFGWR; the protein is encoded by the coding sequence ATGAGCGACAAGGCACGGAAGCTGTTCGAGGCGCTTGATCTGGACAAGGACGGGACGCTGACCCGCGAAGAGGTGATCACCGCCCTGCGGACGAAGGGCCCGGACCTGGCCGCCTCGGGTGACCTTCCGTTCTGGGCTCTGGGAGACGCCGACGCCTCCTCCGCCCTGTTCGACGCGGCCGACCAGAACGGGGACGCGGTGCTGACCCTGGAGGAGTTCTCGGCGCTGGTGGACCGCCGTTTCGGCTGGCGCTGA
- a CDS encoding DUF4253 domain-containing protein: protein MATLPNPLPKLAADPTGRTLGLELPPGKVIDALLWHADTAATPGDWTALKGARTVGLLPLLVDVGGGQGGPEAWELMPDETSYPGDHDAEEVLAEYWEDTEDDDWPGLAPEPPASPGTPDPDALATETADRLLTDGTWLKDPRVALVPARRSADIPAAIGWSGPVNHENDVARLCAVLRSWEDRFGIRVVALTFDQLIVSVAAPPTTPEAARSVAAEHDAFCPDTIDQSGSPSLDAYAEQLVDREMWSFWWD, encoded by the coding sequence ATGGCCACCCTCCCCAACCCCCTCCCGAAGCTCGCCGCCGACCCCACCGGCCGCACCCTCGGTCTCGAACTGCCGCCCGGCAAAGTGATCGACGCCCTCCTCTGGCACGCGGACACCGCCGCGACCCCCGGTGACTGGACGGCGCTCAAGGGGGCCCGCACCGTAGGCCTGCTCCCGCTGCTCGTGGACGTCGGCGGCGGCCAAGGCGGTCCCGAGGCCTGGGAGTTGATGCCCGACGAGACCTCGTACCCCGGCGATCACGACGCCGAAGAGGTTCTGGCCGAGTACTGGGAGGACACCGAGGACGACGACTGGCCGGGCCTGGCGCCGGAGCCCCCAGCCTCCCCCGGAACCCCCGACCCCGACGCCCTGGCCACGGAGACGGCCGACCGCCTCCTCACGGACGGCACCTGGCTCAAGGACCCCCGCGTCGCCCTCGTCCCCGCCCGCCGCAGCGCGGACATCCCGGCGGCGATCGGCTGGTCGGGCCCCGTGAACCACGAGAACGACGTGGCCCGCCTCTGCGCCGTGCTCCGCTCCTGGGAGGACCGCTTCGGCATCCGCGTCGTGGCGCTCACCTTCGACCAGCTGATCGTCTCCGTCGCGGCACCCCCCACCACCCCCGAGGCAGCGCGCTCGGTGGCGGCCGAGCATGACGCGTTCTGCCCGGACACCATCGACCAGAGCGGCAGCCCGTCCCTCGATGCTTACGCCGAGCAACTCGTCGACCGGGAAATGTGGTCCTTCTGGTGGGACTGA
- a CDS encoding DUF397 domain-containing protein, whose translation MSADALQWFKSTYSGDEGGECVEVAACSHFILIRDSKNPADDGPILRIEPATWTAFTKFAAR comes from the coding sequence ATGAGCGCCGACGCACTTCAGTGGTTCAAGTCGACCTACAGCGGCGACGAAGGCGGCGAATGCGTGGAAGTCGCGGCCTGCTCCCACTTCATCCTCATCCGCGACTCCAAGAACCCGGCCGACGACGGCCCCATCCTCCGGATCGAGCCCGCCACCTGGACGGCCTTCACGAAGTTCGCCGCCCGCTGA
- a CDS encoding helix-turn-helix domain-containing protein → MNAKKPPRKRNLTAMKMLGVQLSTGRRAGGHTQRSLAEHLNVDEETIASIEQGRRPLKPDLAARLDHALGLKGLLEAGVDNLPEIDQFPMWAELYMQHEQEAIALSLYANQVLPGLLQTEAYARAVLRERVPAYAEDEIETKTAARIGRQDILRREVPPTISFVIWEPVLSLAVGGPEVRAEQLRHLRACAELPGIAVQFLPLSSPSHAGLNGPFVLLETPDHQHLAYIEGQRGSQWVSDPDEVSILSRKYAMLRTQALATQESKDLLDRLLGEL, encoded by the coding sequence ATGAACGCCAAAAAGCCGCCGCGGAAGAGGAACCTGACGGCCATGAAGATGCTCGGCGTGCAGCTCAGCACCGGCCGCCGCGCGGGTGGTCACACCCAACGCTCACTCGCCGAGCACCTCAACGTCGACGAGGAGACCATCGCCTCGATCGAGCAGGGCAGGCGCCCACTCAAGCCGGACCTCGCGGCACGCCTCGACCATGCGCTCGGTCTCAAGGGCCTGTTGGAGGCGGGCGTCGACAACCTGCCGGAGATCGACCAGTTCCCGATGTGGGCGGAGCTCTACATGCAGCACGAGCAGGAGGCCATCGCCCTGTCCCTGTACGCCAACCAGGTCCTTCCCGGCCTGCTGCAGACGGAGGCGTACGCCCGCGCCGTACTCCGCGAACGCGTCCCCGCGTACGCCGAGGACGAGATCGAGACCAAGACGGCTGCGCGGATCGGCCGCCAGGACATCCTGCGCCGCGAGGTCCCGCCGACCATCAGCTTCGTCATCTGGGAGCCGGTGCTCAGCCTGGCCGTCGGGGGACCTGAGGTCCGCGCCGAGCAGCTTCGCCACCTGCGGGCGTGTGCCGAACTCCCGGGCATCGCCGTGCAGTTCCTGCCGCTGTCCAGTCCGTCTCATGCAGGGCTCAACGGCCCGTTCGTACTGTTGGAAACCCCGGACCACCAGCACCTCGCCTACATCGAAGGGCAGCGTGGCAGCCAGTGGGTATCTGACCCGGACGAGGTGTCCATCCTGTCGCGCAAGTATGCGATGCTGCGGACACAGGCCCTGGCCACACAAGAGTCCAAGGACCTGCTGGATCGCCTGCTAGGAGAGCTATGA
- a CDS encoding ATP-binding protein — protein MNAEVELPYQRDQLYARHRRSVPAARRFARFSLTYFGLAQWERAEDVALCVSELATNALLHGVPPGRGFLLRVRYDGDVVRVEVHDSGTGVPRVADEPDEGGRGLLLVAALSDKWGVDERTPGKAVWCQFEVRSVRDARAS, from the coding sequence GTGAACGCCGAAGTTGAACTCCCCTACCAGCGTGACCAGCTCTACGCCCGCCACCGCCGCTCCGTGCCCGCCGCCCGACGTTTCGCCCGGTTCTCCCTCACGTACTTCGGGCTCGCTCAGTGGGAGCGGGCCGAGGACGTCGCGTTGTGCGTCAGCGAGTTGGCGACCAACGCCCTGCTGCACGGCGTCCCGCCCGGCCGCGGCTTCCTGCTGCGCGTGCGGTACGACGGCGACGTCGTGCGCGTCGAAGTGCACGACAGCGGCACCGGGGTGCCGCGTGTCGCCGACGAGCCCGACGAAGGCGGGCGGGGGCTGTTGCTGGTCGCGGCGTTGAGTGACAAGTGGGGGGTGGACGAACGGACCCCGGGCAAGGCGGTGTGGTGCCAGTTCGAGGTCCGCTCGGTCAGAGACGCTCGGGCGTCCTGA
- the argS gene encoding arginine--tRNA ligase translates to MASVQSLTASVNQRLADALASALPEADGVDPLLRRSDRADFQANGILALAKKAKANPRELATQVVARITAGDVIKDVEVSGPGFLNITLTDKAITENLAARYADPQRLGVPYADAPGTTVIDYAQPNVAKEMHVGHLRSAVIGDSVVQLLEFTGENVVRRHHIGDWGTQFGMLIQYLDEHPHELDHKAGTEDTAVSGEEAMSNLDRLYKAARRLFDSDEEFKTRARRRVVDLQAGDPHTLAMWQKFVDESKIYFFSVFEKLDMEVRDPDIVGESGYNDMLAETCRLLEESGVAVRSEGALCVFFDDIKGPDGNPVPLIVQKSDGGYGYAATDLSAIRDRVFNLKANSLIYVVDARQSLHFKMVFETARKAGWLNGDVKAYQLAFGTVLGKDGKPFKTREGETVRLVDLLDEAIDRASAVVREKALDLSEEEIAERGAQVGIGAVKYADLSTSANRDYKFDLDQMVSLNGDTSVYLQYAYARIQSILRKADGTRPQAHPELDLHEAERALGLHVDAFAETVAEAATEYAPHKLAAYLYQLASLYTSFYDKCPVLKAETGEQIENRLFLCDITARTLHQGMALLGIRTPERL, encoded by the coding sequence ATGGCCTCGGTCCAGTCCCTCACCGCTTCCGTCAACCAGCGCCTCGCCGACGCCCTCGCTTCCGCCCTCCCGGAAGCCGACGGAGTCGACCCGCTGCTGCGACGTAGCGACCGGGCCGACTTCCAGGCCAACGGCATCCTCGCGCTGGCCAAGAAGGCGAAGGCGAACCCCCGCGAGCTCGCCACCCAGGTGGTCGCACGGATCACCGCCGGCGACGTGATCAAGGACGTCGAGGTCTCCGGCCCCGGCTTCCTCAACATCACCCTCACCGACAAGGCGATCACCGAGAACCTGGCCGCGCGGTACGCGGACCCGCAGCGCCTCGGCGTCCCCTACGCGGACGCACCCGGCACCACGGTCATCGACTACGCCCAGCCGAACGTGGCCAAGGAGATGCACGTCGGCCACCTCCGCTCCGCGGTGATCGGCGACTCGGTCGTCCAGCTGCTGGAGTTCACCGGCGAGAACGTGGTCCGGCGCCACCACATCGGCGACTGGGGCACCCAGTTCGGCATGCTCATCCAGTACCTCGACGAGCACCCGCACGAGCTGGACCACAAGGCCGGCACCGAGGACACCGCGGTCTCCGGCGAGGAGGCGATGTCGAACCTCGACCGCCTCTACAAGGCCGCCCGCAGGCTGTTCGACTCCGACGAGGAGTTCAAGACGAGGGCGCGCCGCCGCGTCGTCGACCTCCAGGCCGGCGACCCGCACACGCTCGCCATGTGGCAGAAGTTCGTCGACGAGTCGAAGATCTACTTCTTCTCCGTCTTCGAGAAGCTGGACATGGAGGTCCGCGACCCCGACATCGTCGGCGAGTCCGGCTACAACGACATGCTCGCCGAGACCTGCCGCCTCCTGGAGGAGTCGGGGGTGGCCGTCCGCTCCGAGGGAGCCCTCTGCGTCTTCTTCGACGACATCAAGGGCCCGGACGGCAACCCGGTCCCGCTGATCGTGCAGAAGTCGGACGGCGGCTACGGCTACGCGGCCACCGACCTGTCCGCGATCCGCGACCGCGTCTTCAACCTGAAGGCGAACAGCCTGATCTACGTCGTGGACGCCCGCCAGTCGCTCCACTTCAAGATGGTCTTCGAGACGGCGCGCAAGGCGGGCTGGCTCAACGGCGACGTGAAGGCGTACCAGCTGGCCTTCGGCACGGTCCTCGGCAAGGACGGCAAGCCGTTCAAGACCCGTGAGGGCGAGACGGTCCGCCTGGTCGACCTGCTGGACGAGGCGATCGACCGCGCCTCCGCGGTCGTACGGGAGAAGGCGCTGGACCTCTCCGAGGAGGAGATCGCCGAGCGCGGCGCCCAGGTGGGCATCGGCGCGGTGAAGTACGCGGACCTGTCCACCTCGGCGAACCGGGACTACAAGTTCGACCTGGACCAGATGGTCTCGCTGAACGGCGACACGTCCGTCTACCTCCAGTACGCGTACGCCCGTATCCAGTCCATCCTCCGCAAGGCCGACGGGACCCGCCCGCAGGCCCACCCGGAGCTCGACCTGCACGAGGCGGAGCGCGCGCTGGGCCTGCACGTGGACGCGTTCGCGGAAACGGTGGCCGAGGCGGCCACGGAGTACGCCCCGCACAAGCTGGCGGCGTACCTGTACCAGCTGGCGTCGCTGTACACGTCGTTCTACGACAAGTGCCCGGTCCTGAAGGCGGAGACCGGGGAGCAGATCGAGAACCGCCTGTTCCTCTGCGACATCACGGCCCGCACCCTGCACCAGGGCATGGCCCTGCTGGGCATCAGGACGCCCGAGCGTCTCTGA
- the lysS gene encoding lysine--tRNA ligase — translation MPIVAQSTETTDWVSRFADEVIEESERRAPGKPVVVASGLSPSGPIHLGNLREVMTPHLVADEIRRRGYEVRHLISWDDYDRYRKVPAGIAGVDESWSEHIGKPLTSVPAPAGSPYPNWAEHFKAAMIESLGELGVEFDGISQTAQYTSGVYREQILHAMRHRGEIDAVLAQYRTKPKAGKKPQQRPVDEAEIEAEEGSGAASEDDGSSGSAGYFPYKPYCGNCEKDLTTVTSYDDDTTELTYACTACGFSETVRLNEFNRGKLVWKVDWPMRWAYEGVIFEPSGVDHSSPGSSFQVGGQIVGIFGGKQPIGPMYAFVGISGMAKMSSSRGGVPTPADALKIMEPQLLRWLYARRRPNQSFKIAFDQEIQRLYDEWDKLDAKVADGSALPGDVAAHSRAVRTAAGELPATPRPMPYRTLASVADITAGHEDQALRILSELDPDKPLASLDEVRPRYDRAEAWINTHVAADQRTIVREEPDAELLKSLDEASRQSVRLLLDGLADHWSLDGLTHLVYGVPKVQAGFSADATPKELPPEIKTSQRAFFALLYHLLVGRDTGPRLPTLLLAVGQDRVRRLLGE, via the coding sequence GTGCCGATCGTGGCTCAGAGCACCGAGACCACCGACTGGGTCTCCCGTTTCGCGGATGAGGTCATCGAGGAGTCGGAGCGTCGGGCCCCGGGCAAACCCGTCGTCGTCGCGTCCGGGCTCTCCCCCTCCGGCCCCATCCACCTGGGCAACCTCCGCGAGGTCATGACCCCGCACCTGGTCGCCGACGAGATCCGGCGCCGGGGGTACGAGGTCCGGCACCTGATCTCGTGGGACGACTACGACCGGTACCGCAAGGTGCCCGCCGGGATCGCCGGGGTCGACGAGTCCTGGAGCGAGCACATCGGCAAGCCGCTGACCTCCGTGCCGGCGCCCGCCGGGTCGCCGTACCCGAACTGGGCCGAGCATTTCAAGGCGGCCATGATCGAGTCGCTGGGCGAGCTGGGCGTGGAGTTCGACGGGATCAGCCAGACCGCGCAGTACACCTCCGGGGTGTACCGCGAGCAGATCCTGCACGCCATGCGGCACCGGGGCGAGATCGACGCCGTGCTCGCGCAGTACCGGACCAAGCCGAAGGCCGGGAAGAAGCCGCAGCAGAGGCCCGTCGACGAGGCCGAGATCGAGGCCGAGGAGGGTTCCGGGGCGGCGAGCGAGGACGACGGCAGCTCCGGCTCCGCCGGGTACTTCCCGTACAAGCCGTACTGCGGCAACTGCGAGAAGGACCTCACCACCGTCACCTCCTACGACGACGACACCACCGAGCTGACGTACGCCTGCACGGCCTGCGGCTTCTCCGAGACCGTCCGGCTGAACGAGTTCAACCGCGGCAAGCTGGTCTGGAAGGTCGACTGGCCGATGCGGTGGGCGTACGAGGGCGTGATCTTCGAGCCGAGCGGTGTCGACCACTCCTCGCCGGGTTCGAGCTTCCAGGTCGGCGGCCAGATCGTCGGGATCTTCGGCGGCAAGCAGCCGATCGGGCCCATGTACGCGTTCGTCGGCATCTCCGGGATGGCGAAGATGTCCTCCTCGCGGGGCGGGGTGCCCACCCCGGCCGACGCGCTGAAGATCATGGAGCCGCAGCTTCTGCGCTGGCTGTACGCCCGCCGCAGGCCGAACCAGTCGTTCAAGATCGCCTTCGACCAGGAGATCCAGCGGCTGTACGACGAGTGGGACAAGCTCGACGCCAAGGTGGCCGACGGCTCCGCGCTGCCGGGCGACGTGGCCGCGCACTCGCGCGCGGTGCGCACCGCCGCCGGTGAGCTGCCGGCGACGCCGCGGCCGATGCCGTACCGCACCCTCGCGTCCGTCGCCGACATCACCGCGGGACACGAGGACCAGGCGCTGCGCATCCTGAGCGAGCTGGACCCGGACAAGCCGCTCGCCTCCCTCGACGAGGTGCGGCCGCGGTACGACAGGGCCGAGGCGTGGATCAACACGCACGTGGCCGCCGACCAGCGCACCATCGTGCGCGAGGAGCCCGACGCCGAGCTGCTGAAGTCGCTCGACGAGGCGTCCCGGCAGTCGGTCCGGCTGCTGCTCGACGGGCTGGCGGACCACTGGTCGCTGGACGGCCTGACCCACCTCGTGTACGGCGTGCCCAAGGTCCAGGCCGGCTTCTCCGCCGACGCCACGCCCAAGGAGCTGCCGCCGGAGATCAAGACCAGCCAGCGGGCGTTCTTCGCGCTGCTGTACCACCTGCTGGTGGGCCGGGACACCGGGCCGCGGCTGCCCACGCTGCTGCTGGCGGTGGGGCAGGACCGGGTGCGGCGCCTGCTCGGCGAGTAA
- a CDS encoding DUF2637 domain-containing protein has translation MAAPLQLTRMHRVLIGVVVFGAVIIAGIGFAGSYAAVRELALKKGFGDFSYVFPIGIDAGICVLLALDLLLTWIRIPFPLLRQTAWLLTAATIAFNGAAAWPDPLGVGMHGVIPILFVVAVEAARHAIGRIADITADKHMEGVRLTRWLLSPVPTFLLWRRMKLWELRSYDQVIKLEQERLVYQARLRSRYGRAWRRKAPVEALMPLRLAKYGVPLADTAPAGLAAAGIEPALIPPAPQPALEPADVAIAAAEDDVVAAPHGGQRPQVADAPDAPYPNERAEPQNPWLHARDPQSIEYHGGYDPTYDPEAAYAQWYAEQQQAEQYHQQYEEPPPLAEPSPEDTGTFPIPVGPGRTRELGEGGGTPEPTEEDYYLVFKKSIDGSYPTSGQFRDDVEATYGTTLPPREAERMVNRFTNRHTAELQEDHIA, from the coding sequence GTGGCCGCGCCACTACAGCTGACACGGATGCACCGCGTTCTCATCGGCGTGGTCGTCTTCGGTGCCGTGATCATCGCGGGCATCGGCTTCGCGGGTTCGTACGCAGCCGTACGCGAGCTCGCCCTGAAGAAGGGCTTCGGGGACTTCAGTTACGTCTTCCCCATCGGCATCGACGCGGGCATCTGCGTCCTGCTCGCCCTGGACCTGCTGCTGACCTGGATCCGCATCCCCTTCCCGCTGCTGCGCCAGACGGCCTGGCTGCTGACGGCGGCGACGATCGCCTTCAACGGCGCCGCGGCCTGGCCGGACCCGCTGGGCGTCGGCATGCACGGCGTCATCCCGATCCTGTTCGTCGTCGCGGTCGAGGCGGCCCGGCACGCCATCGGCCGCATCGCGGACATCACGGCCGACAAGCACATGGAGGGCGTCCGCCTCACCCGCTGGCTGCTCTCCCCCGTCCCCACGTTCCTACTGTGGCGCCGGATGAAGCTGTGGGAGCTGCGTTCCTACGACCAGGTCATCAAGCTGGAGCAGGAGCGTCTCGTCTACCAGGCCCGCCTCCGCTCGCGCTACGGCCGGGCCTGGCGCCGCAAGGCCCCGGTGGAGGCCCTGATGCCCCTGCGTCTGGCCAAGTACGGTGTCCCCCTCGCGGACACGGCCCCGGCGGGCCTGGCGGCGGCGGGCATCGAACCGGCCCTGATACCGCCGGCTCCGCAGCCCGCCCTGGAGCCGGCCGACGTGGCGATCGCCGCCGCCGAGGACGACGTCGTGGCCGCGCCCCACGGCGGACAGCGTCCCCAGGTGGCCGACGCCCCCGACGCCCCGTATCCGAACGAGCGGGCCGAGCCCCAGAACCCCTGGCTGCACGCCCGGGATCCGCAGTCCATCGAGTACCACGGCGGCTACGACCCCACGTACGACCCGGAGGCGGCGTACGCCCAGTGGTACGCGGAGCAGCAGCAGGCCGAGCAGTACCACCAGCAGTACGAGGAGCCCCCGCCGCTCGCGGAACCTTCCCCGGAGGACACCGGCACGTTCCCCATCCCGGTGGGCCCGGGGCGCACCCGGGAGCTCGGGGAGGGCGGCGGCACTCCGGAGCCGACGGAGGAGGACTACTACCTGGTCTTCAAGAAGTCGATCGACGGCAGCTACCCCACCTCCGGCCAGTTCAGGGACGACGTGGAGGCGACCTACGGCACGACGCTCCCGCCGCGCGAGGCCGAGCGCATGGTCAACCGCTTCACCAACCGCCACACGGCCGAGTTGCAGGAAGACCACATCGCCTGA
- a CDS encoding DUF3558 family protein yields MQRRAQRADQSVQRASRLHRVLAGAAAVPLMLIAAGCSSDSGSDSAAKEGSESPAGASASPSPTVEAAAYAKLPEPCAVLSKKTLEELVPEAGKSGKEGNSDDISARASCSWDSLDNNGVKGSQFRWLNVSLLRFESDVTRGAGDQRAQEYYEKQVTDVKAVEGAKNTKAEPLTGTGDQATAVRYDLKKKEGAFKQQTVVVRVENVVVTLDYNGAGLAGDRTPDADDLMKAAKKAAKEAVAAVTEANGTGASAAPGASKSPSKSATSSASPVKKS; encoded by the coding sequence ATGCAGCGACGAGCACAGCGAGCCGATCAGAGTGTCCAGCGAGCCAGCCGCCTCCACCGCGTCCTGGCAGGCGCGGCGGCCGTCCCCCTGATGCTGATCGCCGCCGGCTGCTCCTCGGACTCCGGTTCGGACTCCGCCGCCAAGGAGGGGTCCGAGAGCCCGGCGGGCGCGTCCGCGAGCCCCTCGCCCACCGTCGAGGCGGCGGCGTACGCGAAGCTGCCCGAGCCGTGCGCGGTGCTGTCGAAGAAGACGCTGGAGGAACTGGTCCCGGAGGCGGGCAAGTCGGGCAAGGAAGGCAACTCGGACGATATTTCGGCCCGGGCGAGCTGCTCCTGGGACAGCCTCGACAACAACGGCGTCAAGGGCTCCCAGTTCCGCTGGCTGAACGTTTCCCTGCTGCGCTTCGAGTCCGACGTCACGCGTGGTGCGGGCGACCAGCGGGCCCAGGAGTACTACGAGAAGCAGGTCACCGACGTCAAGGCGGTCGAGGGCGCCAAGAACACCAAGGCCGAGCCGCTGACCGGCACCGGGGACCAGGCGACGGCCGTGCGCTACGACCTGAAGAAGAAGGAAGGCGCCTTCAAGCAGCAGACGGTCGTGGTGCGCGTCGAGAACGTCGTCGTCACCCTCGACTACAACGGCGCCGGCCTGGCCGGGGACAGGACGCCCGACGCCGACGACCTGATGAAGGCGGCGAAGAAGGCGGCCAAGGAGGCGGTCGCGGCCGTCACCGAGGCGAACGGGACGGGCGCCTCGGCGGCCCCCGGTGCCAGCAAGTCCCCGTCGAAGTCCGCCACTTCGTCCGCGTCACCGGTGAAGAAGAGCTGA
- a CDS encoding DUF3558 domain-containing protein, translated as MQRKAYVTGVAALLAALLAGCTGGSDDGGSTDDANQGGSGTATAAAEPGRYRTLPEPCGAVPQDHLASLLPGLREIADEEQLEQAYEGAPTLTYDNDRKVGCRWKVESASATDHLFVDFERVVSYDNTVSDDDQAQELFAARQTAADLPEPTTQTQTQTASPTETGSASGAASPAGAASAAATDSPSPIGTPSGTGTSDGTSSPGADATPTALQPRVLEDLADEAFLDDELSSSGSTARQRTVTVAFRTSNVIVTIQYEEQSATVGVVPDSEEMQDRARKLAAQLADSLAE; from the coding sequence GTGCAGCGGAAGGCGTACGTAACCGGCGTCGCCGCGCTCCTCGCGGCACTGCTGGCCGGCTGCACCGGCGGCTCGGACGACGGCGGCTCCACCGACGACGCCAATCAGGGCGGCTCCGGTACGGCGACGGCGGCGGCCGAGCCCGGCCGCTACCGGACCCTCCCCGAGCCCTGCGGCGCGGTCCCCCAGGACCACCTCGCCTCCCTCCTCCCCGGGCTGCGCGAGATCGCCGACGAGGAGCAGCTCGAGCAGGCCTACGAGGGCGCGCCCACGCTCACCTACGACAACGACCGCAAGGTGGGCTGCCGTTGGAAGGTCGAGTCCGCCTCCGCGACGGACCACCTGTTCGTCGACTTCGAGCGAGTGGTGTCGTACGACAACACCGTCAGCGACGACGACCAGGCGCAGGAGCTGTTCGCCGCCCGGCAGACGGCGGCCGACCTGCCGGAGCCGACGACGCAGACGCAGACGCAGACGGCGTCCCCCACGGAAACGGGCTCCGCGTCCGGCGCGGCCTCCCCGGCCGGGGCCGCGTCCGCGGCCGCCACGGACTCCCCGAGCCCCATCGGCACCCCTTCGGGCACCGGCACCTCCGACGGCACATCGAGCCCCGGCGCCGACGCCACGCCCACCGCCCTCCAGCCCCGCGTCCTCGAGGACCTCGCCGACGAGGCCTTCCTCGACGACGAGCTGAGCAGCTCCGGTTCGACGGCCAGGCAGCGCACGGTGACTGTGGCGTTCCGCACGTCCAACGTCATCGTGACCATCCAGTACGAGGAGCAGTCGGCGACGGTCGGAGTGGTGCCGGACAGCGAGGAAATGCAGGACAGGGCCCGGAAACTGGCCGCGCAGCTGGCCGACTCCCTCGCCGAGTAG
- a CDS encoding RtcB family protein: protein MSYVEMPGAKVPIRLWTDPATVEDGALQQLRNVATLPWIKGLAVMPDVHYGKGATVGSVIAMQGAVCPAAVGVDIGCGMSAVKTSLTANDLPGDLSRLRSKIEAAIPVGRGMHDSPVDPGRLHGFATGGWDDFWGRFGGVAEAVRFRQERAAKQMGTLGSGNHFIEVCIDTSGSVWLMLHSGSRNIGKELAEHHIGVAQKLPHNQGLVDRDLAVFIADTPQMAAYRNDLFWAQEYAKYNRTIMMALLKDVVRKEFKKAKPTFEQEISCHHNYVAQERYAGTDLLVTRKGAIRAGSGEYGIIPGSMGTGSYIVKGLGNEKAFNSASHGAGRRMSRSAAKRRFSTKDLEEQTRGVECRKDSGVVDEIPGAYKPIEQVMDQQRDLVEVVARLKQVVCVKG from the coding sequence ATGTCGTATGTCGAAATGCCGGGCGCGAAGGTGCCGATCCGTCTGTGGACCGACCCCGCGACGGTCGAGGACGGGGCGCTCCAGCAGCTGCGGAACGTCGCGACACTGCCGTGGATCAAAGGGCTGGCCGTGATGCCGGACGTGCATTACGGGAAGGGGGCGACGGTCGGCTCGGTGATCGCCATGCAGGGCGCCGTCTGCCCGGCGGCGGTCGGTGTCGACATCGGCTGCGGGATGTCCGCGGTGAAGACCTCCCTGACGGCGAACGACCTGCCCGGGGATCTGTCCCGGCTGCGCTCGAAGATCGAGGCGGCGATTCCGGTGGGGCGGGGGATGCACGACAGCCCCGTCGACCCGGGGCGGCTGCACGGGTTCGCGACCGGGGGGTGGGACGACTTCTGGGGGCGGTTCGGCGGGGTGGCCGAGGCGGTGAGGTTCCGTCAGGAGCGGGCGGCCAAGCAGATGGGCACGCTGGGCAGCGGAAATCATTTTATCGAAGTATGTATTGATACGTCCGGTTCGGTGTGGCTGATGCTGCACTCCGGGTCCCGCAACATCGGCAAGGAACTCGCCGAGCACCACATCGGCGTCGCCCAGAAACTCCCGCACAACCAGGGGCTGGTCGACCGCGACCTCGCCGTCTTCATCGCGGACACCCCGCAGATGGCGGCATATCGCAACGACCTGTTCTGGGCGCAGGAGTACGCCAAGTACAACCGCACGATCATGATGGCGCTCCTGAAGGACGTGGTCCGCAAGGAGTTCAAGAAGGCCAAGCCGACGTTCGAGCAGGAGATCTCCTGCCACCACAACTACGTGGCGCAGGAGCGGTACGCGGGCACGGACCTGCTCGTGACCCGCAAGGGCGCGATCCGGGCCGGCTCCGGGGAGTACGGGATCATCCCCGGGTCGATGGGCACCGGTTCGTACATCGTGAAGGGGCTCGGTAACGAGAAGGCCTTCAACTCGGCGTCGCACGGTGCCGGCCGGCGGATGAGCCGCAGCGCCGCCAAGCGGCGCTTCTCCACCAAGGACCTGGAGGAGCAGACGCGGGGCGTGGAGTGCCGCAAGGACTCCGGTGTGGTGGACGAGATCCCGGGGGCGTACAAGCCGATCGAGCAGGTGATGGATCAGCAGCGGGACCTGGTGGAGGTCGTCGCCCGGCTGAAGCAGGTCGTCTGCGTGAAGGGCTGA